TTGCCTTTAATTGCATTCCGCAGATTGATGTTTTTATGGACGATGGCTTTACCAAGGAAGAATGGAAAATGACGGTCGAAACAAAAAAAATCATGGGGGATAAGACGATTGATTTGGTTGCGACCTGCGTGCGGGTGCCGGTGTTTGTTGCCCATGCTGAGGCGGTGTTTGTTGAATGCCACAAACCGGTTGATTTGGAAAAATTGCGCACCGCGTTGGCGGCCGCGCCGGGGGTTGCGTTGTATGACAAGCACGAACCAGCGGGTTATGTAACCCAGTTGGATGCCGCGGGCGAGGATGCAAGTTTTATCAGCCGTTTGCGTGTTGACCCGACGGTCGAACATGGCGTGGCCTTTTGGTGCGTCAGCGATAATTTGCGCAAGGGGGCGGCGTTGAACGCCATTCAAATCGGCGAGGCATTGATTAAAAATAACTTTGGCGGCTTACCACAATAACATTGCAACAATAAACAAAAACAAAAATAAAAAAGGAGGCCTCATGCCAAAAAAAACTATTATCGGAAAAAAGAACCTGTGGGTGATATTGCCCATTGTGGTTGCGGTGGTCGCGCTCGACCAATTGACCAAACATTGGGTGATTGGTTTTTTGCAAAGCGAAGGTGCGCAACAACAATTCACCAGTTTTTTTAACCTGGTGCTTGTCAAAAACCAAGGGATGGGTTTTGGTTTTTTGCAAGATTATAATTTGCCGCCGCTGGTGATTGTTTTTTTGACGGCGATTGTTGCCGTCGCCGCCTTGGCGGTGTTTTGGCAGGCCGATGGCAAAAGAATCAAAATCGCCCTCAGCCTGGCCCTGGCGGGCGGGGTGAGCAACGGCCTCGACCGTTTGTGGCAAGGCGGCGTGATAGATTTTTTAGACTTCCATATCGGCGACTATCACTGGCCGAGTTTTAACCTGGCCGACATGGCCATTTCGGTGGCGATTTTTTTATTGTTCCTAGAAATCGCCACCAGCGACACGCGCCGCCCGCGCCGCCGGCGGTAGGGCGGGGTATGAAGAAATTCCGGGTGGTTAGCTTAAGCGCGGGGGAAGTGCCACCTTCCGCCCTTATATAATTTTATTGAGATAAAAGCGTGGGCGGGGTATGAAGAAATTCCGGGTGGTTAGCT
The sequence above is drawn from the Hydrotalea sp. genome and encodes:
- the lspA gene encoding signal peptidase II: MPKKTIIGKKNLWVILPIVVAVVALDQLTKHWVIGFLQSEGAQQQFTSFFNLVLVKNQGMGFGFLQDYNLPPLVIVFLTAIVAVAALAVFWQADGKRIKIALSLALAGGVSNGLDRLWQGGVIDFLDFHIGDYHWPSFNLADMAISVAIFLLFLEIATSDTRRPRRRR